The following nucleotide sequence is from bacterium.
GTTCACCTTTTCGGCATATTGGAGCGAGCGTAGGGCTTGTGGAAGTTGGCCCTGGGCTTCCAGGACCTTGGCCTGTTCCATGGCGCGCGGGGCCCAGGCGGCGGAGCCGAACAACCCCAGGGCCAGGCCACCCACCAGGAGGGCCGAACCCCAAGAGCCTTCCTCCTTTTTCTTCTCCCGGTCCCCCGCCAACAATCCCGCCCCCTGGAGAAGGATCAAGGGAGTGTGAAGGCAGAAATCCACGAAGGCCGCGGCCCCCAGGGCCCAGAGGGACGGGGAAGTTCCCTTGGCTTTCCGGTCCCAAAGAAAGACCAGGAACAGCAAAAGAAAGAGAACGCCGACCGCGCCGAAAGCCACGAGGAATTCCAAGAATTCGTTATGCGCGAACTGGGCGTCCATCAGGAAACGGCTGACCCCGTTCGTCCGGGGCGCCTTGACCTGGTGATAAAGGCCCGCAAAGGCCCCCGGACCCGCGCCGAACCAAGGGACCCGCGCGAAGACCCGCCAAGCCGAGGCCCAGATCCCGAAACGGTCCCATTGGGTCGGACTTGTGTCGAGCCCCCGGAAGACCCAAGTGCGGAAATAAAGGATGATCCCTAAGAAAAGGACCCCCACCGCCACACCCACCCATTTGGCCCGGGTCGAAAGGAGGGAAAAGGCCCCCGCCACCGCGGCGGCCATGGCGCCGAAGGCTTTCAGACAGACCAAGGTTGCGGCGGTGAAAAGGGTCGCGACCCCCTTCGACCATCGCCCTACCCGGAGACCCGGGGCTCCGCCCATCCAATAAAGGGCGCCCACCACCAGGAAGGTCCCCACCTGTTTGGGGTTCGGGAAGATGGTCCAATCCCGGATATCGGAAAAACGGAAGGAATAGGCCCAAACCGCGGCCCCGAAGAAAAGCCCCAGGCCCATGAACCACTTCAGGAACCGGCCGGGGTCCGCAATGCCCCTCAAGAAAAGCACGAAAGCCAGGGCCAGCCCCACCATTTCCAGGCACCGGACCGTCCCCAGGGCCGAGGGGGAATCAAAGGCCCGTACCAACAGGAAGGCCCCGCCCAGGAAGAAAAGCCCCGGGACCTTTTCGATCTTTTCCTGGAAGAAGGCGGCCGTCATCCAAAGCACGGTCGCCAGGATGGCGAAGTTCAGGGGACGGAAGGGCGGCCAGAAGCCCGTGACCCCCAGCACCACCAGCAAGGCGATCTTCACGCAGGAAGCGGAGATCTTCGGGAGCTTCACGGTCTTCGGT
It contains:
- a CDS encoding O-antigen ligase family protein, which translates into the protein LAHPLLGTGLGSFDEAYQRAGFSLSRGGARYPHNILLQLLCETGLVGTGLVLASLVGWLRRLKVPSRWEGWGVGAGALAFLYFSLFDLPFQMPELAWVFALMLGRLEFRTPKTVKLPKISASCVKIALLVVLGVTGFWPPFRPLNFAILATVLWMTAAFFQEKIEKVPGLFFLGGAFLLVRAFDSPSALGTVRCLEMVGLALAFVLFLRGIADPGRFLKWFMGLGLFFGAAVWAYSFRFSDIRDWTIFPNPKQVGTFLVVGALYWMGGAPGLRVGRWSKGVATLFTAATLVCLKAFGAMAAAVAGAFSLLSTRAKWVGVAVGVLFLGIILYFRTWVFRGLDTSPTQWDRFGIWASAWRVFARVPWFGAGPGAFAGLYHQVKAPRTNGVSRFLMDAQFAHNEFLEFLVAFGAVGVLFLLLFLVFLWDRKAKGTSPSLWALGAAAFVDFCLHTPLILLQGAGLLAGDREKKKEEGSWGSALLVGGLALGLFGSAAWAPRAMEQAKVLEAQGQLPQALRSLQYAEKVNAWDNRYTAAKAEFLESLFRATQDPAWASAADEAFQRSLSLEKTDGQGFLRDAERLTARLDQKATLEAVQSAEVAWAKTHRVLPFNAFARFEEGLFQLKKGDREKALLSFETAAQLEPNFAAAWMRSGWILKAKGERANARYCFRMALQAHERWKDAERIDPLEKELIALPPEALEGLARETRP